A single region of the Eulemur rufifrons isolate Redbay chromosome 8, OSU_ERuf_1, whole genome shotgun sequence genome encodes:
- the LOC138389882 gene encoding olfactory receptor 10K2: MEWVNETVVREFVFIGFSSLARLQQLLFVVFLLLYLFTLGTNAIIISTIVLDRALHTPMYFFLAVLSCSETCYTFVIVPKMLVDLLAQKKTISFLGCATQMFSFLFLGCSHSFLLAAMGYDRYVAICNPLHYTVLMGHRVCMGLVAAACACGFTVAQIITSLVFHLPFHSSNHLHHFFCDISPVLKLASHHTHFSQIVIFMLCTLVLVIPLLLIFVSYIHIISTILQFPSTLGRHKAFSTCASHLIIVTIHYGCASFIYLRPKSNYSSGQDALISVSYTILTPLFNPMIYSLRNKEFKSALRRVVGKTISLPQH; this comes from the coding sequence ATGGAGTGGGTCAATGAGACTGTGGTGAGAGAGTTTGTCTTCATTGGCTTCTCTTCCCTGGCCAGGCTGCAGCAGCTGCTCTTCGTTGTCTTCCTGCTCCTCTACCTGTTCACTCTGGGCACCAATGCCATCATCATTTCCACCATTGTGCTGGACAGAGCCCTTCAtacccccatgtacttcttccttgCTGTCCTCTCCTGCTCTGAAACTTGCTACACCTTCGTCATTGTGCCCAAGATGCTGGTCGACCTGCTGGCCCAGAAGAAGACCATTTCCTTCCTGGGCTGCGCCACCCAgatgttttccttcctcttcctcggATGTTCTCACTCATTCCTGCTGGCCGCCATGGGTTATgatcgctatgtggccatctgtaaCCCACTGCACTACACAGTGCTCATGGGACATAGGGTGTGTATGGGACTAGTGGCTGCTGCCTGTGCCTGTGGCTTCACTGTTGCACAGATCATCACATCCTTGGTATTTCACTTGCCCTTCCACTCCTCCAACCATCTACATCACTTTTTCTGTGACATCTCCCCTGTCCTCAAGCTGGCATCTCACCATACCCACTTTAGTCAGATTGTCATCTTCATGCTCTGTACGTTGGTTCTGGTTATCCCCCTGTTGTTGATCTTTGTGTCTTATATTCACATTATCTCTACCATACTCCAATTTCCTTCCACGTTGGGCAGGCACAAAGCTTTCTCCACCTGTGCTTCTCACCTTATTATTGTCACTATCCACTATGGCTGTGCTTCATTTATCTACTTAAGGCCTAAGTCCAACTACTCCTCAGGCCAGGATGCTCTGATATCAGTATCCTACACTATCCTAACTCCATTGTTCAACCCAATGATTTACAGCTTGAGGAATAAAGAGTTCAAATCAGCTCTTCGTAGAGTTGTGGGAAAAACAATTTCCCTGCCACAACATTAA